One genomic region from Magnetofaba australis IT-1 encodes:
- a CDS encoding SGNH/GDSL hydrolase family protein yields the protein MAVFLELANALFLHVLLPGQRGYFRSSSQALPHHWLVEEFPGTEITIRQGRRVTPQPQGRSQRIAFLGDSITFGNGLPNGLTLPSLTAGEQSRFHADNYGVTGYSLVDYVQVAKRLPQDRYRYAVVTLTPNDAYPASPFFYALLVKPDERITLYESYQPGLAGWVKSALTQYLPIGYAAMVIGRSVYQRLTSSGQGAVAESGGGAGEIAPQYCYDEMAALAQSHLREHVAQQQIYANPGVRQRYVQWLMRLRDALRARGAEPVVILNYSFHQLERGAEPYRKFVQDLLGQAGVAYLDLYEQHRQNRRQCGYFVDPGHPGEAQNRFVAKELSAWLLQRESARAAGR from the coding sequence TTGGCTGTTTTTCTGGAACTGGCCAACGCTCTGTTCCTGCATGTTCTGTTGCCTGGGCAAAGAGGCTATTTCCGCAGTTCGTCGCAAGCCCTGCCCCACCATTGGCTGGTGGAGGAGTTCCCGGGAACGGAAATCACCATCCGCCAAGGACGTCGGGTCACGCCGCAACCGCAGGGGCGCAGCCAGCGGATCGCCTTTCTGGGCGACTCCATCACCTTCGGCAACGGCCTGCCCAATGGGTTGACCCTGCCCAGTCTCACCGCTGGGGAGCAGTCGCGCTTTCACGCCGATAACTATGGCGTGACCGGATACAGTTTGGTGGATTACGTCCAGGTCGCCAAGCGACTGCCCCAGGATCGTTATCGCTATGCGGTCGTTACTTTAACGCCCAATGACGCCTATCCCGCCAGCCCGTTTTTCTATGCCCTTCTGGTGAAGCCGGACGAGCGGATCACGCTGTATGAATCCTATCAGCCTGGGCTGGCGGGTTGGGTGAAAAGCGCCTTGACCCAGTATCTGCCCATCGGCTACGCCGCCATGGTGATTGGCCGCAGCGTCTATCAGAGGTTGACCTCGAGCGGTCAGGGCGCGGTGGCGGAGAGCGGCGGCGGCGCTGGCGAGATCGCGCCGCAATACTGTTACGATGAGATGGCGGCTCTCGCGCAATCCCACTTGCGCGAGCATGTCGCGCAGCAACAGATCTACGCCAATCCCGGCGTGCGCCAGCGTTATGTCCAGTGGTTGATGCGGCTGCGCGATGCGCTGCGCGCACGCGGCGCCGAACCGGTGGTGATTCTCAACTATTCGTTCCACCAGTTGGAGCGCGGCGCCGAACCCTATCGAAAGTTTGTGCAAGATCTGCTCGGGCAAGCGGGCGTCGCCTATCTGGACTTGTATGAACAGCATCGTCAGAATCGTCGCCAATGCGGCTATTTCGTCGATCCCGGGCACCCTGGCGAAGCGCAAAATCGATTTGTGGCAAAAGAGTTGAGCGCTTGGTTGTTGCAGCGGGAAAGCGCGCGCGCGGCAGGGCGTTAG
- a CDS encoding polysaccharide deacetylase family protein, with the protein MNDALRLPLIETYAQWSARPFSLGRMTRQAARAAALWGLSLTASPRRGDGWIRFPYYHHVFDDERAGFERHLRWMRDWGEFISLDRAVELLSSAEPFGGRYFCVTFDDGIANCLHNALPILQRHACSAAIFVVTDCTGLSLERDAAALSAFFSHANYPGATPLLDWTQCRQLTDAGVTIGSHTANHVRLTDLDAAAARAELQRSKQAIETHLGVPCDHFACPWGGPGRDFDPQRHPDMAKQLGYRSFLTTVRGLNRHGDSPLAMRRDHLLANWPRHQLRYFLRGA; encoded by the coding sequence ATGAACGACGCGCTGCGACTGCCGCTGATCGAAACCTACGCGCAGTGGTCGGCGCGGCCATTTTCGCTGGGGCGCATGACGCGTCAGGCGGCGCGCGCCGCGGCGTTGTGGGGGCTGTCGCTCACGGCGTCGCCGCGTCGGGGCGATGGCTGGATCCGCTTTCCCTACTACCACCATGTGTTCGACGACGAGCGCGCAGGCTTTGAGCGTCATCTGCGCTGGATGCGCGACTGGGGCGAGTTCATCTCGTTGGATCGCGCGGTAGAGCTGCTCAGTTCTGCGGAGCCATTTGGCGGGCGCTACTTCTGCGTCACCTTCGACGACGGCATCGCCAACTGTCTGCACAACGCTCTGCCAATTCTGCAGCGCCACGCCTGCTCGGCGGCGATCTTCGTCGTCACCGACTGCACCGGCCTGAGTCTGGAGCGCGACGCCGCCGCGCTGAGCGCTTTTTTCTCCCACGCCAACTACCCTGGGGCCACGCCGTTGCTGGATTGGACGCAGTGTCGCCAACTCACCGACGCCGGCGTGACCATCGGCTCCCACACCGCCAACCATGTGCGTTTGACGGATCTGGACGCCGCCGCCGCGCGCGCTGAACTCCAGCGCTCCAAACAGGCCATCGAAACGCATCTGGGCGTTCCCTGCGACCACTTCGCCTGCCCTTGGGGCGGCCCGGGGCGGGATTTTGATCCGCAACGCCATCCGGACATGGCCAAACAGCTGGGCTATCGCTCCTTTCTCACCACTGTGCGGGGGCTCAATCGCCATGGCGATTCGCCTCTGGCCATGCGTCGCGACCACCTGTTGGCCAACTGGCCGCGGCATCAACTGCGCTACTTCCTGCGAGGCGCGTAG
- a CDS encoding SDR family NAD(P)-dependent oxidoreductase: MEIDKPNGFTEQEQRAFARLSGDVNPIHLDAATARRTPFGRPIAHGVHVVLWALEQAMAQWDEASGARWRLQRLRTQFTLPLRVGEPLRLRLNANQPQTCELEVLDRFGQSAMSIHAVFEPAQSALTPPRDDDPPVEQPQDAELATLVGQTVRPPLHLSPSGAAALLPTLSRMLEPAQLAFLAACSAVVGMRAPGLRSLFLKLALEWDAAVDLSDAQGAQYEYGVTGLKMRGSLAAIGVAGAGLRGELLAQRRPEGVEQPAAAELAALLEGNKPFTNCRALVVGGSRGLGEVAAKLLALGGAEALLTSRSSGGSAQKVVEEIQALGGRARAIALDIADPAGLPEQLDGRAPDLLAYFATPPIFVAAPGHFSAQMFRYYTDYYVDGFLNLLDTLAPLGLRGMRILYPSTAALDASRSPELGPYAAAKAAGEQLGLHAQRCWGVRAHMPRWPRLETDQTLSLTWGPAQENPSGAILLQALMHTWGARADSPE; encoded by the coding sequence GTGGAGATCGATAAACCCAACGGTTTTACCGAACAGGAGCAGCGGGCGTTCGCCCGGCTGTCGGGGGACGTCAACCCCATCCATCTGGATGCGGCTACCGCGCGGCGCACCCCGTTTGGCCGCCCCATCGCCCATGGGGTGCATGTGGTTCTGTGGGCGTTGGAGCAGGCCATGGCCCAGTGGGATGAGGCGTCTGGCGCGCGCTGGCGGCTACAGCGGTTGCGCACCCAGTTCACCCTGCCGTTGCGGGTGGGCGAGCCGCTGCGTCTGCGCCTCAACGCCAATCAGCCGCAAACCTGTGAGCTGGAGGTGTTGGATCGCTTTGGTCAAAGCGCCATGAGCATTCACGCCGTTTTCGAGCCAGCGCAGAGCGCGCTGACGCCGCCCAGGGATGATGATCCCCCTGTTGAACAGCCCCAGGACGCCGAACTGGCGACGTTGGTGGGGCAAACAGTGCGGCCGCCCCTGCATCTGTCGCCCAGTGGCGCGGCGGCGCTGTTGCCGACTCTCAGCCGCATGCTGGAGCCGGCTCAGTTGGCGTTTTTGGCCGCCTGTAGCGCTGTTGTGGGGATGCGCGCGCCGGGGTTGCGTTCGCTGTTTCTCAAACTGGCGCTGGAGTGGGACGCCGCGGTCGATCTATCTGACGCCCAGGGCGCGCAATACGAATATGGCGTGACGGGATTGAAGATGCGCGGCTCTCTGGCCGCCATTGGCGTGGCGGGCGCCGGATTGCGCGGCGAGTTGCTGGCGCAGCGGCGTCCAGAGGGGGTGGAGCAGCCCGCGGCGGCGGAATTGGCGGCGCTGCTGGAGGGGAATAAGCCTTTCACTAATTGTCGCGCGTTGGTGGTGGGCGGCTCCCGCGGTCTGGGCGAGGTGGCGGCCAAGCTGCTGGCGCTGGGCGGCGCTGAGGCGCTGCTCACCTCCCGCTCCAGCGGCGGCTCGGCGCAGAAGGTGGTGGAGGAGATTCAAGCCTTGGGCGGCCGCGCCCGCGCCATTGCGCTGGATATCGCCGATCCCGCCGGACTGCCGGAGCAACTGGATGGTCGTGCGCCGGATCTGCTGGCCTACTTCGCCACCCCGCCCATCTTCGTGGCCGCGCCGGGCCACTTCTCGGCGCAGATGTTCCGCTACTATACCGACTACTACGTGGATGGTTTTCTCAATCTGCTCGATACCCTGGCCCCGTTGGGGCTGCGCGGCATGCGCATTCTCTACCCCTCCACCGCCGCGCTGGACGCCTCGCGCAGCCCGGAGTTGGGGCCTTATGCGGCGGCCAAGGCGGCGGGGGAGCAGTTGGGATTGCATGCCCAGCGCTGTTGGGGCGTGCGCGCGCACATGCCGCGTTGGCCGCGTCTGGAGACCGATCAGACCCTCTCGCTGACCTGGGGGCCTGCGCAAGAGAATCCCAGCGGCGCGATTCTGCTGCAGGCGCTGATGCACACTTGGGGCGCTAGGGCGGATTCGCCAGAATAA